The Microcaecilia unicolor chromosome 6, aMicUni1.1, whole genome shotgun sequence genome includes a window with the following:
- the LOC115473459 gene encoding probable ATP-dependent RNA helicase DDX5 — protein MPGYGNDRDRGRDRGFGGPRFGGSRGGPPPGKKFGNPGERLVKKIWNLNELPKFEKNFYQEHPNVTRLTPQEVEQYRRSKEITVRGHNCPKPVMNFYEANFPVSLMDVIKGQNFTEPTAIQAQGWPVALSGLDMVGVAQTGSGKTLSYLLPGIVHINHQPFLERGDGPIVLVLAPTRELAQQVQQVAGDYGRACRLKSTCIYGGAPKGPQIRDLERGVEICIATPGRLIDFLEAGKTNLRRCTYLVLDEADRMLDMGFEPQIRKIVDQIRPDRQTLMWSATWPKEVRQLAEDFLKDYVHINIGALELSANHNILQIVDVCQDGEKDDKLLRLMEEIMSEKENKTIVFVETKRRCDDLTRRMRRDGWPAMGIHGDKSQQERDWVLSEFKHGKAPILIATDVASRGLDVEDVKFVINYDYPNSSEDYIHRIGRTARSSKTGTAYTFFTPNNVKQVSDLISVLREANQAINPKLLQLIEDRGRFRGRGMKDDRRDRYSTGKRFGGGLRDRENYDRGFGSKTQNGAYNTHNYSNGNAYGNYGTAGMQSTYRSGNQTSYQNGYDASQQYGSMMNGMAQQQYTYPAAATTATAPPPPPAAATSTPMMGYPMPTGYPQ, from the exons ATGCCTGGATATGGAAACGACAGAGACCGTGGTAGAGACCGAGG gTTTGGTGGTCCTCGCTTTGGGGGTAGTAGGGGAGGACCCCCACCTGGAAAGAAGTTTGGAAACCCTGGTGAGAGACTTGTGAAGAAAATTTGGAACTTGAATGAGCTGCCCAAATTTGAGAAAAATTTTTACCAGGAGCATCCCAATGTAACCAGGCTCACCCCG CAAGaagtggagcaatacagaagaagCAAGGAGATAACAGTAAGGGGTCATAACTGCCCTAAACCAGTTATGAATTTCTATGAAGCAAATTTTCCAG TTAGCCTCATGGATGTAATAAAAGGCCAGAATTTCACTGAGCCAACAGCTATTCAGGCACAAGGTTGGCCAGTTGCTTTAAGCGGATTGGATATGGTTGGAGTAGCACAAACTGGATCAGGAAAAACACTTTCT TATTTGTTGCCTGGTATAGTCCATATAAACCATCAGCCATTTCTGGAACGAGGTGATGGACCAATT GTATTGGTACTGGCACCAACTCGAGAATTGGCTCAACAGGTTCAGCAAGTGGCAGGTGATTATGGTAGGGCATGCCGTCTGAAGTCAACCTGCATTTATGGAGGTGCTCCAAAGGGACCACAAATTCGTGATCTAGAAAGAG GTGTTGAAATCTGTATTGCAACTCCTGGACGACTGATTGACTTTTTAGAAGCTGGAAAGACCAATCTTAGAAGATGTACATACCTTGTGCTCGATGAAGCTGATAGAATGCTTGATATGGGTTTTGAACCTCAAATAAGAAAAATTGTGGACCAGATCAGA CCTGACAGACAGACTTTGATGTGGAGTGCAACATGGCCCAAAGAAGTGAGACAGCTTGCTGAAGACTTTCTAAAGGATTATGTTCATATCAACATTGGTGCATTAGAGCTGAGTGCAAACCACAACATTCTTCAGATTGTGGATGTATGTCAGGACGGCGAGAAGGATGATAA GCTGCTTCGATTAATGGAAGAAATTATgagtgaaaaagaaaacaaaaccattGTCTTTGTAGAAACCAAACGGCGATGTGACGATCTTACACGACGGATGAGAAGAGATGG GTGGCCAGCCATGGGTATTCATGGAGACAAGAGTCAGCAGGAACGGGACTGGGTTCTGAGCG AATTCAAACATGGTAAAGCTCCTATCCTGATTGCCACAGATGTCGCATCAAGAGGGTTAG ATGTGGAAGATGTGAAATTTGTCATCAATTATGACTACCCTAATTCCTCAGAGGACTATATCCATCGAATTGGAAGAACTGCCCGTAGTAGCAAAACGGGTACAGCTTATACCTTCTTTACTCCTAACAATGTAAAACAAGTAAGCGACCTCATCTCTGTGCTTCGGGAAGCTAACCAGGCAATCAACCCAAAACTGCTGCAGCTGATTGAAGATAGAG gtCGATTCAGGGGTAGAGGCATGAAGGATGACCGTCGTGACAGATACTCTACAGGCAAGAGGTTTGGTGGCGGTCTTAGAGACAGGGAAAATTATGACAGAGGCTTTGGTTCAAAAACTCAGAATGGTGCTTACAATACTCACAACTATAGTAATGGCAATGCCTATGGAAACTACGGTACAGCAGGCATGCAGTCCACTTACAGGTCTGGAAATCAAACATCCTATCAGAATGGTTATGATGCAAGCCAACAATATGGAAGTATGATGAATGGTATGGCCCAACAGCAGTATACATATCCTGCTGCTGCTACAACTGctactgctcctcctcctcctcctgctgctgctaccAGTACTCCAATGATGGGCTATCCAATGCCAACAGGATATCCCCAGTAA